In Mangifera indica cultivar Alphonso chromosome 1, CATAS_Mindica_2.1, whole genome shotgun sequence, a single genomic region encodes these proteins:
- the LOC123218284 gene encoding histone-lysine N-methyltransferase SUVR5-like yields MEVLPCSDVQYVGESDAKQSSGADFVFDGESNCIQNENQVQMEDVRMDDLLNEQGPLLETQGEGQGTGTRNEFPISQGHHSGGLQFDSQVEGQRSCGSHDFDDDDLNAQNDCTGPYQASENSNLIVDTIESELPCDNREGESSLSEPQWLEHDESVALWVKWRGKWQAGIRCARADWPLSTLKAKPTHDRKKYFVIFFPHTRNYSWADMLLVQSINEFPQPIAYRTHKVGLKMVKDLTVARRYIMQKLAVGMLNIVDQFHTEALVESARNVAVWKEFAMDASRCVGYSDLGRMLLKLQSMILQHYINSHWLGHSFPSWVQRCQNAHSAESIELLKDELYDFILWNEVNSLWDAPVQPTLGSEWKTWKHEVMRWFSTSHPLSNGRDSEQRSSDGPSTTGLQASRKRPKLEVRRAEPHSSLTENNDSNQPLAFEIDSEFFNSRDTVNAAMLSSELSKGEYFSGATLQTDTPTSVADRWDGIVLGAGSSEVMPTKNVEGTPLNGEAKESLCPSNQTKCMELTPVNEVISRKCLDSGNRNRQCVAFIESKGRQCVRWANDGDVYCCVHLASRFIGSATKAGAFSADTPMCEGTTVLGTKCKHRALYGSSYCKKHRPRNDVEKTANSSENVLKRKHETVPGSETSCRDVVLIGEAMTPLEVDPLSVVDGDSVMRKNSLIEKPEHSGNELNATEVLHCIGLYSRTGSNPCLESPKRHSLYCDKHLPSWLKRARNGKSRIISKEVFIDILKECCSLQQKLQLHQACELFYKLFKSILSLRNPVPMEIQLQWALSEASKEFGIGELLMKLVRCEKERLNRIWEFNEDAHVSSSVMEKSAPLPLSVDGSCEDDKAIKCKICSQVFHDNQEIGTHWMENHKKESQWLFRGYACAICLDSFTNKKVLESHVHERHHVEFVDRYMLLQCMPCGNHFGNTEELWLHVLSVHAIDFRMPKVAQQHNMSVGGDSSMKLEPGNSASINYSENSGAGRKFICKFCGSKFDLLPDLGRHHQAAHMGPSVIGSRSPKRGIRYYAYKLKSGRLSRPRFKKGLGAVSFRIRNRGVANMKKHIQASKSLVTGEINVQRHVSEAVNLGRLVESQCSSVSKTLLSELQKTKPWPNNLDILSIARLACCKVSLKASLEEKYGVLPERLYLKAAKLCSEHNIQVEWHQDGFVCPNGCKIFKDPLLLSPLVPLPFLGQQPADVSEHMNDGWEVDEGHYIIDSYHLGQRTLHKGTILCDDISFGQESIPVACIVDEGLLYSLCVPAGSSDCQNSRSSMPWESFTYVTKPLLDQSLDLDAESLQLGCACSQSICCPETCDHVYLFNNDYEDAKDIYGKPMHGRFAYDQRGRIIVEEGYLVYECNRRCSCNKSCPNRVLQNGVCVKLEVFKTESKGWAVRAGEAILRGTFVCEYIGEVLDEREANKRRIRYGTDGCGYMFNVDAHINDMGRLIEEHAQYVIDATKYGNVSRFINHSCLPNLVNYQVLVDSMDCQHAHIGLYASRDIAIGEELTYNYHYKLLGGEGYPCQCGTSKCRGRLY; encoded by the exons ATGGAAGTGCTTCCCTGTTCAGATGTTCAGTATGTTGGGGAGTCTGATGCTAAACAGAGTTCTGGGGCTGATTTTGTTTTTGACGGAGAATCTAATTGcattcaaaatgaaaatcaagtaCAAATGGAAGATGTTAGAATGGATGATTTGTTAAATGAACAAGGGCCTCTATTAGAAACACAAGGTGAAGGTCAAGGGACAGGGACAAGGAATGAGTTTCCAATTTCACAAGGACATCATAGTGGTGGTTTACAATTTGATTCTCAGGTCGAGGGCCAAAGATCTTGCGGTTCCCATGATTTCGATGATGATGACTTAAATGCACAAAATGATTGCACAGGACCTTATCAAGCTTctgaaaattctaatttaattgtGGATACAATTGAAAGTGAGCTGCCATGTGACAATAGAGAGGGAGAATCATCTCTATCTGAGCCCCAGTGGCTAGAACATGATGAATCTGTTGCACTTTGGGTCAAG TGGAGGGGAAAGTGGCAGGCAGGAATCAGATGTGCTAGGGCTGACTGGCCTTTGTCAACTTTGAAGGCAAAGCCAACTCATGACCGGAAGAAgtattttgtgatatttttcccCCACACTAGAAATTACTCTTGGGCAGATATGCTGCTTGTCCAATCAATCAATGAATTTCCTCAGCCTATTGCCTATAGGACGCATAAGGTTGGATTAAAGATGGTTAAAGATTTGACTGTTGCGCGTCGTTATATAATGCAGAAACTTGCAGTTGGCATGCTGAACATTGTGGACCAGTTTCATACAGAG GCTTTGGTGGAGTCTGCTCGTAATGTGGCTGTATGGAAGGAATTTGCTATGGACGCTTCTCGCTGTGTTGGTTATTCTGATCTTGGAAGGATGCTCCTAAAGCTTCAAAGC ATGATATTGCAACACTACATCAATTCTCACTGGCTAGGTCATTCTTTCCCCTCTTGGGTACAACGATGTCAAAATGCACATAGTGCTGAATCTATTGAACTGCTGAAAGAT GAACTATATGATTTCATACTGTGGAATGAAGTTAACTCTCTCTGGGATGCACCAGTGCAGCCCACGCTGGGTTCTGAGTGGAAAACTTGGAAGCACGAAGTTATGAGATGGTTTTCAACATCTCATCCTCTATCTAATGGCAGAGACTCGGAGCAGCGGAGCAGCGATGGTCCCTCAACCACAGGTCTTCAAGCTAGCAGGAAGAGGCCCAAACTGGAAGTTCGTCGTGCTGAGCCACATTCTTCCTTGACTGAAAACAATGATTCAAATCAGCCTCTGGCTTTTGAAATTGACTCTGAATTCTTCAATAGTCGAGACACTGTGAATGCTGCTATGCTTTCGTCTGAGCTTTCTAAAGGGGAATATTTTAGTGGGGCAACTTTACAAACAGATACACCAACCAGTGTTGCTGACAGATGGGATGGAATTGTACTTGGAGCAGGAAGTTCTGAGGTTATGCCGACCAAAAATGTTGAGGGGACACCTTTGAATGGAGAGGCTAAAGAATCTTTATGTCCAAGTAACCAAACAAAATGTATGGAATTGACACCTGTTAATGAGGTAATCAGTAGAAAATGTTTAGATTCTGGCAATAGGAATCGGCAGTGTGTTGCTTTTATTGAATCCAAGGGAAGACAGTGTGTGAGGTGGGCGAATGATGGTGATGTTTACTGTTGTGTGCATTTGGCCTCTCGTTTTATAGGTAGTGCTACAAAAGCAGGAGCATTCTCTGCTGATACACCAATGTGTGAAGGTACAACAGTTCTTGGTACTAAATGTAAGCACCGGGCTCTATATGGCTCTTCATACTGTAAGAAACACAGACCAAGGAATGATGTTGAAAAGACTGCAAATTCATCAGAAAATGTGCTTAAGAGAAAACATGAGACTGTTCCTGGTTCAGAAACATCTTGCAGAGATGTAGTATTGATTGGCGAAGCTATGACTCCCCTCGAAGTGGACCCACTCTCAGTCGTGGATGGTGATTCTGTCATGAGAAAAAACAGCTTAATTGAAAAGCCTGAGCATTCTGGTAACGAACTTAATGCAACAGAAGTGCTGCACTGTATTGGTTTGTACTCACGCACTGGCAGTAATCCATGCCTTGAAAGTCCAAAGCGACACTCATTATATTGTGATAAACACCTTCCTAGCTGGCTTAAGCGTGCGAGGAATGGTAAGAGTAGGATAATATCAAAAGAAGTGTTTATAGATATTTTGAAGGAATGCTGCTCACTTCAGCAAAAATTGCAATTGCATCAAGCATGTGAACTATTTTACAAGCTCTTCAAGAGTATTTTATCCCTACGAAACCCCGTTCCTATGGAAATTCAACTTCAATGGGCCCTTTCCGAGGCTTCAAAAGAGTTTGGTATTGGGGAATTATTAATGAAACTGGTTCGCTGTGAAAAGGAGAGACTCAATAGGATATGGGAGTTCAATGAAGATGCGCATGTTTCCTCCTCTGTCATGGAAAAATCAGCTCCTTTGCCATTGTCAGTTGATGGAAGTTGTGAAGATGACAAGGCAATTAAGTGCAAAATTTGCTCTCAGGTGTTTCATGATAATCAAGAAATTGGTACCCACTGGATGGAAAATCATAAGAAGGAATCACAATGGCTGTTCAGAGGTTATGCTTGTGCTATCTGCCTGGATTCATTTACTAACAAGAAAGTTCTGGAATCCCATGTGCATGAAAGACACCATGTTGAATTTGTTGATCGGTACATGCTTCTCCAATGTATGCCTTGTGGTAACCATTTTGGGAATACAGAAGAGCTTTGGTTGCATGTATTATCAGTTCATGCTATTGATTTTAGAATGCCAAAAGTTGCTCAGCAGCATAATATGTCTGTGGGTGGGGATTCTTCAATGAAGCTTGAGCCGGGTAATTCAGCTTCTATAAATTACTCTGAAAATTCAGGTGCTGGTCGAAAATTTATTTGCAAGTTTTGTGGCTCAAAGTTTGATCTGCTACCTGATCTTGGTCGTCACCATCAGGCTGCTCATATGGGACCAAGTGTAATTGGCTCTCGGTCCCCAAAGAGGGGGATTCGTTACtatgcatataaattaaaatctggGCGACTTAGTCGACCTAGATTTAAGAAAGGACTGGGGGCAGTGTCATTTAGGATTAGGAACAGAGGTGTTGCAAATATGAAGAAGCACATCCAAGCTTCAAAATCACTGGTTACAGGGGAAATAAACGTTCAGCGTCATGTAAGTGAGGCAGTGAATCTTGGCAGATTAGTTGAATCCCAATGCTCATCAGTTTCAAAAACACTGCTTTCTGAGCTCCAGAAAACAAAACCTTGGCCCAATAACCTTGATATCTTATCCATTGCCCGCTTAGCTTGCTGCAAGGTGAGCCTCAAAGCCTCACTAGAGGAGAAATATGGAGTATTGCCTGAACGTTTATATCTTAAGGCAGCCAAGCTTTGCAGTGAGCATAACATTCAGGTGGAGTGGCACCAAGATGGATTCGTATGTCCTAATGGatgtaaaattttcaaggaTCCACTGTTGCTGTCTCCATTAGTACCTCTTCCATTTCTGGGACAACAACCTGCAGATGTGTCAGAACATATGAATGATGGGTGGGAGGTGGACGAGGGTCATTATATCATTGATTCATATCATTTGGGACAAAGGACCTTGCATAAGGGTACCATTTTGTGTGATGATATAAGCTTTGGACAGGAATCTATTCCAGTTGCTTGTATTGTAGATGAAGGTCTATTGTACTCCCTTTGTGTACCAGCTGGTAGTTCAGATTGCCAAAATTCTAGAAGCTCCATGCCTTGGGAAAGTTTCACCTATGTTACAAAGCCATTGCTTGATCAATCGCTTGATCTTGATGCTGAG AGTTTGCAATTGGGGTGTGCCTGCTCGCAATCAATATGCTGTCCAGAAACATGCGATCATGTTTACCTCTTTAATAATGACTACGAAGACGCAAAAGACATTTATGGGAAACCCATGCATGGCAGGTTTGCATATGATCAGAGAGGACGGATTATTGTTGAG GAGGGTTACCTTGTTTATGAGTGCAATCGGAGGTGCAGCTGCAATAAAAGCTGTCCAAATAGGGTTTTACAAAATGGAGTATGCGTGAAATTGGAAGTCTTTAAAACTGAGAGCAAG GGTTGGGCGGTTAGGGCAGGAGAAGCAATTCTGCGAGGTACATTTGTATGCGAGTACATTGGGGAGGTTTTAGATGAGCGGGAGGCAAACAAGAGGCGAATCAG GTATGGCACAGACGGTTGCGGTTATATGTTCAATGTTGATGCTCATATCAATGATATGGGCAGATTGATTGAAGAACACGCTCAATATGTCATTGATGCCACTAAGTACGGAAATGTTTCAAGATTCATCAATCATAG CTGCTTGCCGAATCTTGTGAATTACCAAGTTCTCGTGGACAGCATGGATTGTCAGCATGCACACATTGGTCTCTATGCAAGTCGGGAT ATTGCCATTGGAGAAGAACTGACATACAACTATCACTATAAACTACTTGGTGGAGAAGGATATCCATGCCAATGTGGAACTTCAAAGTGCAGGGGACGGCTTTACTAA
- the LOC123217498 gene encoding UDP-glycosyltransferase 72E1-like has protein sequence MSKSSTMQITKPHVAMLASPGLGHLIPVLELAKRLVTHHNLQVTVLVVASDASDEQLSQLLHSINQDFLNIVLLPSVDISAIVDPDASISIKIVVMMHESLPLLRSAISAMAIRPTALIVDLFGTEAMAIADEFEMLKFVFIASNAWFFAVAIYTPEFDNKALAEHVYQHQPLKIPGCTPIKFKDTLEIFPLFETPIYDGYLNASRLMSSANGILVNTWEDLEPKTLRAYRDSNLLGRNSKAPVYPIGPLARSVQPSTSGKEILDWLNKQPRESVLYVSFGSGGTLSAKQIVELALGLELSQQRFIWVVRPPVENDVSGSYFSVGIDSSDGQDFLPDGFLARTQKIGLLVPMWAPQAEILAHQSVGGFLTHCGWNSALESIINGVPMIAWPLYAEQKMNATMLTEELGVAVRSKEMPSERVVERDEIEMMVRKIMVDKEGYAIRNKVKELQLSAEKASNKGGSSFNSLSRLADDCWSFVQTLEVKAKGG, from the coding sequence ATGTCAAAGTCTTCCACAATGCAAATCACAAAACCACATGTAGCCATGCTTGCAAGCCCCGGCTTGGGGCATCTTATTCCTGTTCTGGAGCTTGCTAAACGCCTTGTTACCCATCACAACCTCCAAGTCACCGTCTTAGTTGTGGCTTCTGACGCTTCAGATGAACAATTATCTCAACTTCTCCACTCAATAAACCAAGATTTCCTTAATATCGTCTTACTCCCGTCTGTGGACATCTCTGCCATCGTCGATCCGGATGCATCAATATCAATAAAGATTGTAGTTATGATGCATGAGTCCTTGCCTCTCCTCCGATCTGCGATTTCTGCGATGGCAATTCGTCCAACGGCTCTGATTGTCGACTTGTTTGGAACTGAAGCTATGGCGATTGCTGATGAGTTTGAGATGTTGAAGTTCGTATTCATTGCTTCTAATGCCTGGTTTTTCGCTGTTGCTATATATACTCCAGAATTTGATAACAAGGCGTTAGCTGAACACGTTTACCAGCACCAACCACTGAAAATCCCTGGTTGCACTCCTATCAAGTTCAAGGATACCCTTGAGATCTTTCCGCTTTTTGAGACTCCCATTTATGATGGATATTTGAATGCTTCAAGGTTGATGTCATCAGCCAATGGGATTCTGGTAAATACCTGGGAGGATTTAGAGCCCAAAACACTGAGAGCCTACAGAGATTCTAATTTGCTAGGGCGCAACTCCAAGGCACCTGTTTATCCTATTGGGCCATTGGCAAGATCCGTTCAACCGTCGACTTCAGGAAAAGAAATACTGGATTGGTTGAACAAGCAACCAAGAGAATCAGTATTATATGTCTCATTTGGAAGTGGAGGAACATTATCAGCAAAACAAATTGTAGAGCTGGCATTGGGCTTGGAGCTAAGCCAACAAAGATTTATTTGGGTGGTTCGTCCCCCGGTTGAGAATGATGTTTCTGGGTCGTATTTCTCTGTAGGAATCGACTCTTCCGATGGTCAAGATTTTTTACCGGACGGGTTTTTAGCTCGGACCCAAAAGATTGGACTGCTTGTCCCTATGTGGGCTCCTCAAGCAGAGATCTTGGCGCATCAATCTGTCGGTGGATTTTTAACACACTGTGGATGGAATTCCGCCCTGGAAAGTATAATCAACGGGGTTCCGATGATCGCATGGCCACTGTACGCAGAGCAGAAGATGAATGCCACGATGCTGACGGAGGAGCTTGGGGTGGCTGTGCGTTCAAAGGAGATGCCGTCAGAGAGAGTAGTGGAGAGAGATGAGATAGAGATGATGGTGAGAAAGATCATGGTGGACAAGGAAGGATATGCTATAAGAAACAAGGTGAAGGAGCTACAATTGAGCGCTGAAAAAGCTTCGAATAAAGGTGGTAGCTCCTTTAATTCACTTTCCCGGCTGGCCGATGACTGCTGGAGTTTTGTCCAAACCTTGGAAGTAAAGGCTAAAGGTGGTTAA